In Trichoplusia ni isolate ovarian cell line Hi5 chromosome 7, tn1, whole genome shotgun sequence, a single genomic region encodes these proteins:
- the LOC113495974 gene encoding uncharacterized protein LOC113495974, whose amino-acid sequence MLLQFFIQFIIFKFCVGQLNGEFWWLNDKLAKFQEVRPPPPKFERLTEFDTDESAKIVFRDDNLINNVEEFVDNKNNKNIEDKTSAEFADNVVKWPEQEKKKTDGASISDQQSVEELNESPDEIGDKFVFKFPENDNFVWKYLINTSTSSPTSMQNKNSSKTNSTKSPVLYNDKISFNINYKESESESICSFIKKAECYRKNGTVYNNKNLKRAYFTEHNMVCCILPLHDKNKDETKIIFPDTLKKMKRPKRSNHESTNQRQRNNLKQRKYGHSHKSKPTTLTKIESPDYEYDDPYWNVKNTKHSNKNKQESISTRYEYDSGDESDDYVSELPKPGLTGLYSDIGRRPSDWNFGFTQTPGYVGNDDYEDNNSGTFGYSTIDPRIGNTKKTRPRGKPQKLSTASDESSNPESHTISYHSKPDFNVLQDFKLNNIMKTMTKQPRPRTTTTESFTEDDSKEPLVNKPYDASSESSVDNFEARQVYRDCWKETTPLFLKSKGKQIIDTTNGSHPWLAMVVPTRRFNIVQCYATLIHPKAVITAADCVHRSAPGDISVIVGLWNLNERSRLKSRVISYSLHPKYKNGELSNNLAILYWKNPVKLGVNIQPACLDNPKMGDECLFVGWGGFDQAMRPQSRWQRASVHTCNGRLSLNGANLPADAFCASVQARSTVTGIGGSLLCDMHDHLVAVGVAVSRDSTLVILPVHDWVMQAISVIDDA is encoded by the exons ATGCTCTTacaattttttatacaatttattatttttaaattctgtgtTGGCCAATTAAACGGTGAATTTTGGTGGTTAAATGACAAATTAGCTAAATTCCAAGAAGTGCGGCCTCCGCCTCCGAAGTTCGAACGATTGACTGAATTTGATACGGACGAAAgtgcaaaaattgtttttagagatgataatttgataaataatgttGAAGAATTCgttgacaataaaaataataaaaatatcgaggACAAAACCAGTGCCGAATTTGCTGATAATGTAGTCAAGTGGCCTgaacaagaaaagaaaaaaactgatGGCGCGAGTATTTCAGATCAACAATCTGTGGAGGAACTTAACGAGTCGCCAGATGAAATAGGGGacaaatttgttttcaaattccCCGAAAATGATAACTTTGTGTggaagtatttaattaacactaGTACTAGTTCGCCGACGtcaatgcaaaacaaaaatagttctAAAACTAACTCTACAAAAAGTCCTGTGTTATACAatgataaaatatcttttaatattaattacaaagaaaGTGAATCGGAGAGTATTTgcagttttatcaaaaaagcGGAATGTTATCGTAAAAATGGAACCGTTTATAATAACAA AAACCTGAAGAGAGCGTACTTCACTGAACACAACATGGTGTGCTGTATCCTGCCGTTACATGACAAAAACAAAGATGAGACAAAAATCATATTCCCTGACACCCTGAAGAAAATGAAACGACCTAAGAGATCAAACCACGAAAGCACCAATCAGAGGCAAAGGAATAACCTGAAGCAGCGTAAATACGGACATAGCCACAAATCAAAACCAACAACACTAACAAAGATTGAATCACCGGATTACGAATACGATGATCCTTACTGGAATgtgaaaaatactaaacatagtaataaaaacaaacaagaatcgATTAGTACGAGATATGAGTATGATTCGGGTGACGAAAGTGATGATTATGTCTCTGAGTTGCCGAAGCCGGGACTAACTGGTCTGTATTCCGATATCGGTCGGAGGCCATCTGACTGGAATTTTGGCTTCACCCAGACCCCTGGGTACGTAGGAAATGATGACTACGAAGATAACAACAGTGGCACATTCGGATACTCTACTATTGATCCTAGAATAG gtAATACTAAAAAAACCAGACCACGCGGAAAACCGCAGAAATTATCAACGGCTTCAGACGAGTCCAGTAATCCAGAAAGCCACACTATAAGCTACCATTCCAAACCGGATTTCAATGTGTTACAAGATTTTAAACTGAACAACATTATGAAGACTATGACAAAGCAGCCGCGACCACGAACGACCACAACTGAGAGCTTCACAGAGGATGATAGTAAAGAACCCTTGGTAAATAAACCTTATGATGCAAGTTCTGAATCAAGTGTTGACAACTTTGAAGCTCGACAAGTGTATAGAGATTGCTGGAAGGAAACTACACcgttgtttttaaaaagcaaag GAAAACAAATAATCGATACGACGAATGGATCGCATCCCTGGCTTGCAATGGTAGTGCCTACTCGTCGGTTCAATATTGTCCAGTGCTATGCTACCCTTATACACCCTAAGGCTGTGATTACAGCTGCAGATTGCGTCCACAG GAGTGCTCCCGGTGACATCAGTGTGATCGTTGGACTTTGGAACCTCAATGAAAGGTCGCGGTTGAAGAGCCGAGTCATTTCCTACAGCCTACATCCCAAATACAAAAATGGAGAGCTGAGTAACAATTTGGCTATATTG TACTGGAAGAATCCTGTAAAACTGGGAGTGAACATTCAGCCAGCTTGCCTCGATAACCCTAAGATGGGTGACGAGTGCTTGTTCGTTGGTTGGGGTGGATTCGATCAAG CAATGCGTCCGCAATCCCGGTGGCAACGGGCGTCGGTCCATACGTGTAACGGACGCCTGTCGCTCAACGGAGCCAACTTACCGGCCGACGCGTTTTGCGCATCTGTACAAGCTAGGAGCACAGTG actGGTATAGGCGGCTCTCTTTTGTGCGACATGCACGATCACTTAGTCGCGGTGGGCGTTGCCGTGTCGAGAGACAGCACACTGGTGATACTGCCTGTACACGACTGGGTAATGCAAGCGATCAGCGTTATAGACGACGCATAA